In Collimonas arenae, a single genomic region encodes these proteins:
- a CDS encoding ABC transporter substrate-binding protein: protein MTTRKLLAGGSAVIFSLMALAAAGHALAQDSDVYKVGILTDMSGPYSAMGGPGSVVAAKMAIEDCMKAECKGMKIELLTADHQNKADIGASKAREWIDRDKVDAIADLTNSSVALAVQRLIRDKGGIAMYSGPATTVLTNAECAPNGFHWMFDTYSQAAGAAAALTKMGQKSWYFVTVDYAFGQSLEKDAGDVVKSLGGTVVGSIRHPLNASDLSSFLLQAQSSKAQVIGLANGGQDTVNAIKQARSFGVGTKNQRLAALLVFLSDVHALGLNDAQGLIYTDGFYWDFDNDTRAFSKRFEALDKGNKPTMVHAGVYSSVYHYLKAAAATKSHDWKVVTQKMREIPIHDAVMRNASIRPDGRVIHDMYLYQVKTPAESKAPWDYLKLLSTIPAQQAFKPMDASCSLAK, encoded by the coding sequence ATGACAACGCGTAAGCTGCTTGCAGGTGGTTCGGCTGTGATCTTTTCGTTAATGGCTTTGGCGGCGGCCGGGCATGCCCTGGCGCAGGATAGCGATGTGTACAAGGTCGGCATCCTGACCGACATGTCGGGCCCGTACTCGGCGATGGGTGGTCCGGGTTCGGTAGTGGCAGCCAAGATGGCCATCGAGGATTGCATGAAGGCTGAATGCAAGGGCATGAAAATCGAGTTGCTAACGGCTGATCATCAAAACAAGGCCGATATTGGGGCTTCCAAGGCGCGTGAATGGATAGACCGCGACAAGGTCGATGCGATTGCCGACCTGACCAACTCTTCGGTGGCGCTGGCAGTGCAACGCCTGATCCGCGACAAAGGCGGCATCGCCATGTACAGCGGCCCAGCCACGACAGTACTGACCAACGCAGAATGCGCGCCTAACGGTTTCCACTGGATGTTCGACACTTACTCGCAGGCGGCGGGCGCCGCTGCCGCATTAACCAAGATGGGCCAGAAGTCATGGTATTTCGTGACCGTTGATTACGCCTTCGGCCAGTCGCTGGAGAAAGATGCGGGCGACGTCGTCAAGAGCCTGGGCGGCACCGTGGTCGGTTCGATCCGCCATCCTTTGAACGCCAGCGATCTTTCCTCGTTCCTGCTGCAGGCGCAGAGTTCGAAAGCGCAAGTGATCGGCCTGGCGAACGGCGGTCAGGATACGGTCAACGCGATCAAGCAGGCGCGTTCATTTGGCGTTGGCACCAAGAACCAGCGCCTGGCGGCCTTGCTAGTGTTCTTGTCGGATGTCCATGCGCTCGGTCTCAACGATGCGCAAGGCTTGATTTATACCGACGGTTTCTACTGGGATTTCGACAACGATACGCGCGCTTTCTCCAAGCGCTTCGAAGCGCTGGACAAAGGCAACAAGCCAACCATGGTGCATGCCGGCGTCTACTCCAGCGTCTATCACTACCTGAAAGCCGCGGCGGCCACCAAATCGCATGACTGGAAAGTGGTTACGCAAAAAATGCGCGAGATCCCGATTCATGACGCAGTCATGCGCAATGCCTCGATCCGTCCGGACGGCCGGGTGATCCATGACATGTACTTGTACCAGGTTAAAACGCCGGCCGAATCGAAAGCGCCTTGGGATTACCTCAAGCTGCTGTCGACAATCCCTGCGCAACAAGCGTTCAAGCCAATGGATGCTTCTTGTTCCTTGGCGAAATAA
- a CDS encoding CoA-acylating methylmalonate-semialdehyde dehydrogenase: protein MSTATIPNVPLYIGGKAVQSASTEWRDVLNPATQEVVARVPFATKAEVDHAVANAKQAFATWRNTSLAQRMRIMLKFQQLLRENIAPLAELITREHGKTLPDAEGEVMRGLEVVEHACSITSLQLGELAENAATGVDVYTINQPLGVGAGITAFNFPVMLPCFMFPVAVACGNTFILKPSEQDPSSSLFLVELAQQAGLPPGVLNVVHGGPDVANMLCDHPDIKAISFIGSTHVGTHIYRRAGEAGKRAQCMMGAKNHCIVLPDANKDQAINNLLGAAFGAAGQRCMANSMVLLVGKARSWLPEIVERSRGLKIGPGSDRKADLGPMVSKAAKARTERLIGSGVEQGAQLLLDGRNCQVDGYPDGNFVGPTIFSGVTAEMDIYTQEIFGPAMCVVELETLDEAIAFINANPNGNGTSIFTSSGWSARKFQNEIDVGQVGINVPIPVPVAYFSFTGSRASKLGDLGPNGKQAVQFWTQTKTVTARWFAPDADGGEINTTISMK, encoded by the coding sequence ATGTCCACCGCAACTATCCCAAACGTCCCGCTGTACATCGGCGGCAAAGCCGTGCAATCCGCCAGCACCGAATGGCGTGACGTTCTCAATCCGGCCACGCAGGAAGTCGTGGCGCGAGTGCCGTTCGCAACCAAGGCGGAAGTCGACCACGCGGTAGCCAACGCCAAGCAGGCGTTCGCCACCTGGCGCAACACATCGCTGGCGCAGCGCATGCGCATCATGCTCAAGTTCCAACAGCTGCTGCGTGAAAACATTGCGCCGCTGGCTGAACTGATCACCCGTGAGCACGGCAAGACCTTGCCGGATGCCGAAGGCGAAGTCATGCGCGGTCTGGAAGTGGTTGAGCACGCCTGTTCCATCACGTCGCTGCAGTTGGGTGAACTGGCTGAGAATGCAGCCACCGGCGTCGATGTCTATACCATCAACCAGCCGCTCGGCGTCGGCGCCGGCATCACCGCGTTCAATTTCCCGGTGATGCTGCCTTGCTTCATGTTCCCGGTGGCGGTCGCTTGTGGCAATACCTTTATCCTCAAGCCGTCCGAGCAAGATCCTTCGTCATCGCTGTTCCTGGTCGAACTGGCGCAGCAGGCAGGCTTGCCGCCGGGCGTGTTGAACGTGGTGCATGGCGGCCCCGATGTGGCCAACATGCTGTGCGACCATCCTGATATCAAGGCAATTTCCTTTATCGGCTCGACCCATGTCGGTACCCATATCTATCGCCGCGCCGGTGAGGCCGGCAAGCGTGCGCAATGCATGATGGGCGCGAAAAACCATTGCATAGTGTTACCGGATGCGAATAAGGACCAAGCCATCAATAATCTGCTGGGTGCGGCGTTTGGCGCGGCCGGCCAGCGTTGCATGGCGAACTCGATGGTGCTGCTGGTCGGCAAGGCACGCTCATGGTTGCCGGAAATCGTCGAGCGCTCGCGCGGCCTGAAAATCGGTCCGGGCAGCGATCGCAAAGCCGACCTCGGTCCGATGGTTTCGAAAGCCGCCAAGGCGCGCACTGAGCGCCTGATCGGTTCCGGCGTGGAACAGGGCGCACAGCTGCTGCTGGACGGCCGCAACTGTCAGGTTGACGGTTACCCCGACGGCAATTTCGTCGGCCCGACGATTTTCTCCGGCGTCACTGCGGAAATGGATATTTATACGCAAGAGATCTTCGGCCCGGCCATGTGCGTAGTTGAGTTGGAAACGCTAGACGAGGCGATCGCTTTTATCAACGCCAATCCGAACGGTAACGGCACGTCGATCTTCACCTCGTCGGGCTGGTCGGCACGCAAGTTCCAGAACGAGATCGACGTTGGCCAGGTTGGCATTAACGTACCGATTCCTGTGCCGGTTGCTTATTTCAGTTTCACAGGCTCACGGGCTTCGAAGCTGGGCGATCTCGGTCCGAACGGCAAGCAGGCGGTGCAATTCTGGACGCAGACCAAGACAGTGACCGCGCGCTGGTTTGCGCCGGACGCCGATGGCGGTGAAATCAACACGACAATCTCCATGAAATGA
- the mmsB gene encoding 3-hydroxyisobutyrate dehydrogenase, which produces MNHEIVFIGLGNMGLPMALNLVKAGHKVSGHDLVAASVEKFAAGGGSTGNDLAAAVGAAKVVITMLPASRHVESAYLGASGILAQAAPDTLLIDCSTIAPDAARKVAAAARDKGFTMLDAPVSGGTGGALAGTLTFMVGGSDEGFAAAKPYLEKMGKAIFHAGDNGSGQTVKVCNNMLLGILMIGTSEAIRLGMANGMDPKVLSEIMAKSSGRNWALEVYNPCPGVMENAPASKGYSGGFGVDLMLKDLGLAVENSLSTGSSVPLGAMARNLYDIHSKSGAGGLDFSSIFNMLAKAE; this is translated from the coding sequence ATGAATCACGAAATCGTTTTTATCGGCCTGGGCAATATGGGCCTGCCAATGGCGCTAAACCTGGTCAAGGCCGGGCATAAAGTCAGCGGCCATGACCTGGTCGCCGCCAGCGTCGAGAAATTTGCCGCTGGCGGCGGCAGCACAGGCAACGACCTGGCTGCAGCGGTTGGCGCTGCCAAGGTTGTCATCACCATGCTGCCGGCCAGCCGTCACGTCGAATCGGCCTATCTTGGCGCCAGCGGTATCCTGGCGCAGGCCGCGCCAGACACCTTGTTGATCGACTGTTCCACCATCGCCCCGGATGCTGCGCGCAAGGTCGCGGCAGCGGCCCGCGACAAGGGGTTCACCATGCTTGATGCGCCGGTTTCCGGCGGCACCGGCGGGGCGCTGGCGGGCACGCTGACCTTCATGGTCGGCGGTTCGGATGAGGGTTTCGCCGCGGCAAAGCCTTATCTGGAGAAAATGGGCAAGGCGATCTTTCACGCAGGCGACAACGGCAGCGGCCAGACCGTCAAGGTGTGCAACAACATGCTGCTGGGAATACTGATGATCGGCACCTCGGAAGCGATCCGGCTGGGTATGGCGAACGGCATGGATCCCAAGGTGCTGTCGGAAATCATGGCCAAGAGCTCGGGGCGTAACTGGGCGCTGGAAGTGTACAACCCTTGTCCCGGCGTGATGGAAAATGCGCCCGCATCGAAAGGCTATAGCGGCGGCTTCGGCGTTGACCTGATGCTGAAGGACCTGGGGCTGGCAGTGGAAAACTCCCTGTCCACCGGCAGCAGCGTGCCGCTCGGCGCCATGGCGCGTAACCTGTACGACATTCACAGCAAGAGCGGCGCCGGCGGCCTGGATTTTTCCAGCATCTTCAATATGCTGGCCAAGGCTGAATGA
- a CDS encoding helix-hairpin-helix domain-containing protein, with amino-acid sequence MPKYLERDAITQLEDLPNIGKAGAADLRCIGILQPEQLIGKSPLQMYEALCAKTGARHDPCVIDVFMSAVRYMEGAEPLPWWSYTAERKRLLKSG; translated from the coding sequence ATGCCTAAATACCTGGAAAGAGACGCTATAACGCAGCTGGAGGATTTGCCAAACATCGGCAAGGCCGGCGCTGCCGATCTGCGCTGCATCGGGATTCTGCAGCCAGAGCAACTCATCGGGAAATCGCCGCTACAGATGTATGAGGCGCTGTGCGCCAAGACCGGCGCCCGCCATGATCCATGCGTGATCGATGTTTTCATGTCGGCGGTGCGCTACATGGAAGGCGCTGAGCCGCTGCCGTGGTGGTCCTACACGGCAGAGCGCAAGCGCCTGCTCAAATCGGGCTGA
- a CDS encoding Rrf2 family transcriptional regulator, translating to MKSSRFAVAAHILVSVEYATRGGEVYFPSTAIATSVNTNPVFVRELLRKLSKARLVVTKEGKGGGVQLARPASAISLAEIYQAVEEGPVLKHNTRSKDLCCPVSCGMDMVLDPVVSEVESALLGILRERKLSELVNKIVDKSSK from the coding sequence ATGAAGTCCAGTCGATTTGCCGTCGCGGCGCATATTTTAGTCAGCGTGGAATACGCCACCAGAGGTGGGGAGGTGTATTTCCCGTCCACGGCTATCGCGACCAGCGTCAATACTAATCCTGTTTTCGTGCGTGAGCTGTTGCGCAAGCTGAGCAAGGCCAGGCTGGTAGTGACTAAGGAAGGCAAAGGCGGCGGCGTGCAACTGGCGCGCCCAGCGTCGGCCATCAGTCTGGCGGAGATTTACCAGGCGGTGGAAGAGGGGCCGGTGCTTAAGCATAATACGCGTTCGAAGGATCTTTGCTGTCCTGTCAGCTGTGGCATGGACATGGTGCTCGATCCGGTAGTGTCGGAAGTTGAAAGCGCCTTGCTGGGAATTCTGCGGGAAAGAAAATTGTCCGAGCTGGTCAACAAGATTGTTGACAAGAGTAGTAAATAA
- a CDS encoding MFS transporter — MEKNLAALSAQNDSLLDMPPAHVTTGEASPLRAWLSVVSVAIGAFAFVTTEFLPVGLLPQIAADLGVLPGTAGLMVTTPGIIAAISAPGLMLGAGRIDRRIILLVLSILLLASNLISAFAPSFGIMLLGRALLGAALGGFWTLALATSGRLVRQEHAAKATAMILSGVTFATVLGVPLGTFISGLYSWRASFIATGILAAVALAAQALLLPALPSKAAIRFSDLRALLGRATARKSLLMVALVFGAHFSSYTYITPFLVQNNFSLSAITTILLGFGFVGFVSNLAISTTVTRHLQASLFGMVAILLVALVALPLVHTSIAGVSLMVLAWGIAFGAIPLCLSIWLQLSSPDLPEAGSALFVSIVQVAIALGSFTGGVVVDAVGIPATLWLGGFLALASLVVIASFGMGNKKLADILSR, encoded by the coding sequence ATGGAAAAAAATCTGGCTGCGCTCAGCGCACAAAACGACAGCTTGCTCGATATGCCGCCCGCGCATGTCACGACCGGCGAGGCATCGCCGCTACGCGCCTGGTTGTCGGTAGTGTCGGTGGCAATCGGCGCTTTCGCTTTTGTGACGACCGAATTCCTGCCGGTAGGCCTGCTGCCGCAGATCGCTGCCGATCTTGGCGTTTTGCCAGGCACCGCAGGATTGATGGTCACTACGCCCGGCATTATCGCCGCCATTTCAGCGCCGGGTTTGATGCTGGGGGCGGGGCGCATCGACCGTCGCATTATTCTGCTGGTGTTATCGATCTTGCTGCTGGCGTCGAACCTGATCTCCGCTTTCGCTCCAAGTTTTGGTATCATGTTGCTGGGGCGTGCCTTGCTTGGTGCAGCGCTCGGTGGCTTCTGGACATTGGCGCTGGCGACCTCGGGACGGCTGGTGCGGCAAGAGCATGCGGCCAAGGCGACGGCGATGATACTGAGCGGCGTTACCTTCGCCACCGTGCTAGGCGTGCCGCTCGGAACGTTTATCAGCGGGCTGTATTCCTGGCGCGCATCTTTTATCGCGACCGGTATCCTTGCTGCCGTCGCTCTGGCTGCGCAAGCATTGTTGCTGCCGGCCTTGCCGTCCAAAGCCGCAATCCGCTTTAGCGATCTGCGGGCTTTGCTGGGGCGTGCTACTGCGCGTAAAAGCCTGTTGATGGTGGCGCTGGTGTTTGGTGCACATTTTTCGTCTTACACCTATATCACGCCGTTTCTCGTACAAAACAACTTCAGCCTGTCGGCCATCACCACGATTTTGTTAGGTTTCGGTTTTGTCGGATTTGTCTCCAACCTGGCGATCTCGACCACCGTAACGCGTCATCTCCAGGCTTCGCTGTTCGGCATGGTTGCGATTTTATTGGTGGCTCTGGTAGCGCTGCCGCTGGTGCACACGTCGATCGCCGGGGTCTCGCTGATGGTGCTGGCGTGGGGCATTGCTTTCGGCGCGATTCCCCTGTGTCTCAGTATCTGGCTGCAACTGTCCTCGCCGGATCTGCCTGAAGCCGGTTCGGCGCTGTTTGTCAGCATCGTGCAGGTAGCGATTGCGTTGGGGTCGTTCACCGGCGGCGTGGTGGTTGATGCGGTAGGGATTCCAGCCACGCTGTGGCTGGGCGGTTTCCTGGCGCTGGCAAGCCTGGTAGTGATCGCCAGTTTCGGGATGGGTAACAAGAAGCTGGCCGATATATTGTCTAGATAA
- a CDS encoding elongation factor P, translating into MKPAKEIRVGNIIMVDSKPMIVLRSDVNGSSRTGFTYKWKMKNLLTNSPQENVFRGDDKFDVVVLDKKPVTYSYFADPLFVFMDADYEQYEIEEENLGDALHYLKDGMECEAVFYDGKAISVELPTTIARQVIYSEPAVKGNTSGNVLKEAKIENAIEAHQHIVMVPLFVSSEDTIEIDTRTNEFKKRV; encoded by the coding sequence ATGAAACCAGCAAAAGAAATTCGTGTCGGCAACATTATCATGGTTGACAGCAAGCCTATGATCGTCCTGCGCTCTGACGTCAACGGCTCGAGCCGCACGGGCTTCACCTACAAGTGGAAGATGAAGAACCTGCTGACCAACAGCCCGCAGGAAAACGTTTTCCGCGGCGACGACAAGTTCGACGTGGTCGTGCTCGACAAGAAGCCAGTCACTTATTCGTACTTCGCCGACCCGCTGTTCGTGTTCATGGATGCTGACTACGAACAATACGAAATCGAAGAAGAAAACCTGGGCGACGCCCTGCACTACCTGAAAGACGGTATGGAATGCGAAGCCGTGTTCTATGACGGCAAGGCCATTTCGGTTGAACTGCCGACAACTATCGCACGTCAGGTGATCTACTCTGAGCCAGCCGTCAAAGGCAACACTTCAGGCAACGTCCTGAAAGAAGCCAAGATTGAAAACGCCATCGAAGCCCATCAGCACATCGTCATGGTGCCACTGTTTGTCAGCTCCGAAGACACGATCGAAATCGACACGCGCACAAACGAGTTCAAGAAGCGGGTCTAA
- the earP gene encoding elongation factor P maturation arginine rhamnosyltransferase EarP, with amino-acid sequence MHPQTSLALFCKVVDNYGDIGICWRLARQLEQEHGVAVTLWVDDLRSFRRICPELAIDHEMQQVNAVTVRHWRDQDGAFAADDVADIVIEFFACDIPPGYIKAMSQRTQRPVWLNLEGLSAETWVEGCHTLSSPQPLSLTKYFFFPGFTNRTGGLLHESSLQQERQAFQQDPAAMAAFLGRFGVTPAEMTSLKISLFCYPQAPVAELFAVWQRNAKPITCLVPEGVAADAVQAFVGQAAAAGISATHRALTVHVLPFVPQPDYDKLLWACDLNFVRGEDSFVRAQWAGKPFVWHIYPQDENLHHVKLNAFLQATTAKTGSLLAFSLGWNAAAKESVDWSAIWPQFEADLPKIAELSTDWQQKMLANGDLASNLLRFAETVR; translated from the coding sequence ATGCATCCCCAAACCTCGCTCGCCCTGTTTTGCAAAGTCGTCGACAACTACGGCGATATCGGGATTTGCTGGCGTCTGGCGCGGCAACTGGAGCAGGAACATGGCGTCGCCGTGACGCTGTGGGTAGACGACCTGCGAAGTTTCCGGCGTATTTGCCCGGAGCTCGCCATCGATCATGAAATGCAACAGGTCAACGCCGTGACGGTAAGGCACTGGCGCGATCAGGATGGCGCCTTTGCCGCCGATGACGTCGCCGATATCGTGATCGAATTCTTTGCCTGCGACATCCCCCCCGGCTATATCAAGGCGATGTCGCAGCGGACGCAGCGCCCTGTATGGCTCAACCTGGAAGGCCTGAGCGCGGAAACCTGGGTAGAAGGTTGCCATACCCTGTCCTCGCCTCAACCGCTGTCTTTGACAAAATATTTTTTCTTTCCCGGTTTCACTAACCGCACCGGTGGCTTGCTGCACGAATCCAGTTTGCAACAAGAGCGCCAGGCGTTCCAGCAAGATCCCGCAGCAATGGCAGCCTTTCTTGGCCGCTTCGGCGTGACGCCTGCAGAGATGACTTCCCTGAAGATTTCTCTGTTCTGTTATCCGCAAGCCCCGGTTGCTGAATTGTTCGCAGTCTGGCAACGCAACGCCAAACCGATCACCTGCCTTGTGCCGGAAGGGGTTGCCGCCGATGCCGTCCAAGCCTTCGTCGGCCAGGCAGCGGCAGCCGGCATCAGCGCGACCCACCGCGCGTTGACCGTGCACGTGCTACCGTTCGTGCCGCAGCCGGACTACGACAAATTGTTATGGGCCTGCGATCTCAATTTTGTGCGGGGCGAAGACTCCTTTGTCCGCGCCCAGTGGGCAGGAAAACCGTTCGTCTGGCACATCTACCCGCAAGACGAAAACTTGCATCACGTCAAACTGAACGCCTTCCTGCAAGCGACGACGGCCAAAACCGGGAGCCTGCTCGCATTCTCGCTAGGCTGGAATGCCGCCGCCAAGGAAAGCGTTGACTGGTCCGCAATCTGGCCCCAATTTGAGGCGGATTTGCCGAAAATTGCCGAATTATCTACGGACTGGCAGCAGAAAATGTTGGCAAATGGCGACCTGGCATCCAATTTACTAAGGTTTGCCGAAACAGTTAGGTAA
- a CDS encoding DUF2867 domain-containing protein: MNGTALAVAPDPGCDSLLPGHDFVDAYQVRADVPGLEARQAADAILKHPPGWIKQLMAARNRVVRLFQLKTVEMAMDDPRSPQGKVGGFPIVAQSPREVVLGFNDKHLDFRISVTVLAAGGAATLVTVCTLVKTNNLLGRAYLTTILPFHRIIVRHLLEHASFS, from the coding sequence ATGAACGGCACTGCGCTTGCCGTTGCACCTGACCCCGGCTGCGATTCGCTCCTGCCCGGCCATGACTTTGTCGACGCCTACCAGGTCCGGGCCGACGTTCCCGGCCTGGAGGCACGGCAGGCGGCGGACGCCATTCTCAAGCATCCGCCAGGCTGGATAAAGCAACTGATGGCGGCGCGCAACCGGGTGGTCAGGCTGTTTCAGCTAAAGACGGTTGAGATGGCTATGGACGATCCGCGTTCGCCGCAGGGCAAAGTGGGCGGTTTTCCTATCGTTGCGCAATCCCCGCGGGAAGTGGTGCTGGGATTCAACGACAAGCATCTGGATTTCAGGATCAGCGTGACGGTCCTTGCGGCGGGCGGCGCTGCCACGCTAGTGACCGTTTGCACCTTGGTCAAGACCAACAATCTGCTGGGACGCGCCTACCTGACGACGATTCTGCCGTTTCACCGGATCATCGTCCGCCATCTGCTGGAACACGCTAGTTTCAGCTAG
- the cydX gene encoding cytochrome bd-I oxidase subunit CydX: MWYFAWILGVGLALAFGIINVMWLEANYAFGSRDEETTRERFESAAAEYEQNRNRKK, encoded by the coding sequence ATGTGGTATTTCGCATGGATACTAGGGGTTGGCCTGGCACTGGCCTTCGGCATCATCAACGTCATGTGGCTGGAGGCGAACTACGCCTTCGGCAGCCGCGACGAAGAAACCACCCGCGAGCGCTTTGAAAGCGCGGCGGCCGAGTACGAACAAAACCGGAACCGCAAAAAATGA